The following coding sequences lie in one Halarcobacter mediterraneus genomic window:
- the hemH gene encoding ferrochelatase, whose protein sequence is MNKTPTKALVLLNMGGARNKNELKMFLTNMFNDKNILTVKSNLLRSFIAKFIVTTRLNSAWENYEEIGGYSPLNPLTEKLVEKLNKELQEVETFQVMRYTPPFADECIKQLKEKGIKDVVLLPLYPQYSTTTTKSSLEDFEEVAKNEFNLTVIEPFYENEIYNDAIINSITKEVSNARSEDFNLIFSAHGLPQKIVDAGDPYEKQVNDHVEILSQKLEKKGIKFKSISLAYQSKVGPLKWLEPALDDELKRYKDDNVLIYPIAFIVDNSETDFELSIEYKEEADEIGIKDYRVCKCVNDDDIFIEAIKDITKLN, encoded by the coding sequence ATGAACAAAACTCCTACAAAAGCACTAGTACTTTTAAATATGGGTGGGGCAAGAAATAAAAACGAATTAAAAATGTTTTTAACAAATATGTTCAATGACAAAAATATTTTAACTGTAAAAAGCAATCTACTTAGGTCATTTATTGCAAAGTTTATTGTTACTACAAGATTAAACTCAGCATGGGAAAACTATGAAGAGATAGGTGGATATTCACCACTTAATCCTCTTACGGAAAAACTTGTAGAAAAACTAAATAAAGAGCTACAAGAAGTAGAAACTTTCCAAGTTATGAGATATACACCTCCTTTTGCAGACGAGTGTATAAAACAATTAAAAGAAAAAGGTATTAAAGATGTAGTATTACTACCTTTATATCCTCAATACTCAACTACAACAACGAAGTCTTCATTAGAAGATTTTGAAGAAGTAGCAAAAAATGAGTTTAATCTTACAGTTATAGAACCATTTTATGAAAATGAAATTTATAATGATGCAATTATTAACTCTATTACAAAAGAAGTATCAAATGCTAGAAGTGAAGATTTTAACTTAATTTTCTCAGCCCATGGTTTACCTCAGAAGATTGTAGATGCAGGTGATCCATATGAGAAACAAGTAAATGACCACGTGGAAATACTATCACAAAAATTAGAGAAAAAAGGTATCAAATTTAAATCTATTTCTTTAGCTTATCAATCAAAGGTTGGACCATTAAAATGGTTAGAACCAGCATTAGATGACGAATTAAAAAGATATAAAGATGATAATGTACTAATCTACCCTATTGCCTTTATTGTTGATAACTCTGAAACAGACTTTGAATTAAGTATTGAATACAAAGAAGAAGCAGATGAAATAGGAATAAAAGATTATAGAGTTTGCAAATGTGTAAATGATGATGATATTTTTATTGAAGCAATAAAAGATATCACAAAACTCAATTGA
- a CDS encoding ATP-binding cassette domain-containing protein, which yields MNKDEAVLTINNLSFGYSKDNLIYKDFNLEVKNNELISIVGTSGSGKSTLFELISKNLKPIKGSISSKKVSCIYQDPYSSFHPSFKIIEQIKDVVNPLDLEEKIQVLLEKLNLTREIITKKPHELSGGQLQRCSILRALLMEPDLLLVDEPTSALDNIVAIEVMKLLINNLDKCGMLLITHDNSLANWSSDKIINLNELQKD from the coding sequence GATAATTTAATATATAAAGACTTTAACTTAGAAGTTAAAAACAATGAATTAATTTCTATTGTAGGAACAAGTGGAAGTGGTAAAAGTACTTTATTTGAACTTATTTCTAAAAACTTAAAACCTATAAAAGGAAGTATAAGCTCAAAAAAAGTATCTTGTATTTACCAAGACCCTTACAGTTCTTTTCATCCATCTTTTAAAATTATTGAACAAATTAAAGATGTGGTTAATCCCTTAGATTTAGAAGAAAAAATACAAGTTCTTTTAGAAAAACTAAATCTAACAAGAGAGATAATTACTAAAAAACCTCATGAATTAAGTGGTGGACAGCTTCAACGATGTTCTATTTTAAGAGCATTACTTATGGAACCTGATTTATTATTAGTAGATGAGCCTACCTCAGCTTTAGACAATATAGTCGCTATTGAAGTAATGAAACTATTAATAAATAATTTAGATAAATGTGGTATGCTTTTAATTACTCACGATAACAGTCTTGCCAACTGGAGCAGCGATAAAATTATTAATTTAAACGAATTACAAAAGGATTAA